Sequence from the Lasioglossum baleicum chromosome 9, iyLasBale1, whole genome shotgun sequence genome:
GCAACCGTCGATTTCACCACGCTCTGTTCGGAAATGTCATTGGAGATCATACTATCGGCCATTACATCTGTCCACTCTTCGAGTTTCATCGTTTCCTGATTTTTATCCATTTTATCGTTTTCCGCGAGAAGACGGGTATCGCGCGTTAAGTTAATCGCTCGACTTCTCGCTGAACACTGGTCGCGTATCGATTAAACAAACGAAATAAGCGAAACAAgtgaaatttcattttcgtTTCGCGGCAGACTACGGAATACTGTATAAAAAGATACTTACAATTGATGCTTACAAAATCGATTGTAACATCGAAACGCTTCGATCTAAAGAAAAATGTTATCtctttcaataaaaaaagaGCAGCGCTTGAAACGGTAGCGTTCGGTATGTATTCTGTTCGCCTTTGAAGAATGGCATGGCAGCGCCTCTGGTCACGTGGACAGCGCTCATCTCCCATTAGCGGTCTCACACTAATATGTCCGTGTCCAGATCATTCACGACTTTTTCGTTTTTGTAATTGTAAGCCGTAAGCGTTAAGGAACACTTCGCATACATCTGTGGTTGACAGGAACAACGCCGCATGtcgcatactttcactttcgagatatgccgtttaaaattttcatcactagactgcggatctttatgcaaaataaacattttctgcatcaattttaaGAAACGGGAGtcgaggaaaaaattttttcgttcTTTATAATAATTCTAGTGggatgaaaataatactattggtatttctaaattctcttcACCTGTAAACTTTTTTAAATTCGACTTACCCAtttatgtcataaatgcataaaatccagtctattgatcactaatgctttgacataggacatcggttaaattgcattattttgttcagcctttcgaatttgcttTCATGACCTTTTTTCtgataaatacgtaaatcctatactataaagctcCATGAGATTGCGAGAGCCGTGCGGCGCTTTTCCTTGCAACCGCAAACGTAAACACACATAATATAGGTACGTTACTGACAATAAGAAGTCACGTGGCTTTGTTGAGTTTCCCTCGCATCTTGAATCGACCGAGCGACAACTCCATAAAACCTGATAAAACGAACACGTTTACGTTTACACCCGAGAAGGTGAATTCGGGTTGATTCGGTAATTGCAACCACGATTTATGAATTTACGAGCATTGACAATGAGAAGTAAGAACATTACGTAAACACACAATACAATAAAAGTGTGGACTGTACTTTAGAAAAATGTCGATCGAATCAGATGGAACCACGATATCGATGACGATCCTCTTCCGATCATTTTCCTAATTATTCTGTAATTGTGACAGAAATAACGATGCGTATATTCGTTGGGTACATGTATATGGAAAGATTTAATTTCTGAAACGGTTACAGAACAGTAGTACAGTGCGTAGGAATCATTTCTGCGACATATGTACAAAcatatttttactcgattatAGGTATGATACTTACATGTACAGTCGAATAATTTTAGGATTTTAATCGGGGACAATAGAACGGGCTTGTTATTGCTGCACTGGATCGAGCTGTTTGATTGGTAAACACGACCATCTATAGTCCGCGTAGTTACAGGTTATCATGGCGAACACCTTCAGTCGGACTACGGACTACGGATGTGTCAAGAGCTGTGTGCCGCGTGCTGCTACGGTGTTCTCGTTCTATGTACATAATATGTTCCGATTCCGATGCCGATACATGTTTATTATTAACGTGGTGTTTCAAACGTAAATTCTCGTTCGTGTTTCCATCGGAGTGTAAATCTTACCGCAGagaagcgacgcgacgcgtgaaGTCTTGTTCGCCGTGTAACCTGGATCTACATCGAGGACCGAGTCAATTATCTGATACGCTCCTACCAACTAGCGTGTTGCGCGAACACGCTACTATCCGTAAGTGTAAGTAATCCTATGGAATTCTATTCAACCATACAAACGACGGTTATTGTCGATTTACGAAAATCTTATGAAAATTCTATACTCGAAGTTTTTGAGGAAAATTCGCCGCGATTGCCGACTCGTTTTACGTACTACGGAAAAGGAGGATAATTTGCACGTCGACCGTTTAACCCGTTAGCCGAGCAAAATTGCTGGCACTTGATCGTGTTGTTGCTCGCATCGATTATAACAGCGTACATTATTTGATCGAGCACTTGCATTTATCGTAACAAAGAATTGATTGCGGTGTGTACGATCGAACAATCATCTggatacggcgcacagtgggacctttcgtccaaatcggagacaaaatcaaagaacgaCGAAATCAAGAAGattttttctacgacctcaggatattgcaaaatcgatttcttgaaattctacatgtttaacgaattttctcaaggttaaaaaactttcttaccataatctccctatttttcccatattctgcaaagtttcagctttaattttaaaaaaatttcatcgctctacctcatttctatcgaaagttctttgattttgtctccgatttggacgaaaggtaccactgtgcggcgtgtcCGGTATTTTGATGTTCCAGAGATTCGCTTTATCTCGTTTAGCTCTGTTTACAGCTGTATTTATCAAACGGAAcgaaatatgtacatatgtactgtATTTAGATATGTACCGCACGCGCCGAACAAGTTTTACGACGTCTGCAGTCTCTGCGACTTGCGTTGCATCGTATTCGGTACATACGTCTTGAATCGTGTCATTGACATCGACCACTTTCGCTTGACGAATAAATCAAGGACATAACTACGCTTTCACGATTCCCCGAACGTTAGGATTTGTAAAAAGTTAGCGTTCTTTCGATTCTTCCAATAAAACCTGTACTCGCACGTTTTGAATACGTAACACGGCAATCAGAACGTAATTACACCAATTACTCCTAACCGCGAGTTCGTTCGTTACTTTTTATCTGAAACATTCCACTATCTGGGAATCGTCAGCTTATTTAAATATTCCGCCATGACATTTATAGGTTGGGTTCGAGACTCCCGAGAATTGTCTCATTCGAGTTCTTCGATCGGTTGCTCGAGTGCGGAactatttaatataattgtaaGTCTATGCGAAACTGATTTGTAGATATTGAATTCTAAAAACACAGACAAGTTTGTTAATCCGAACGAGTAGATTCTATcgttttcatatattttataatgagTCTTAAATTGCTTGCAAGAGTTATGGATGGTTAACGATTGGTTACACGTATTGCGAATACATAGTCGTATTTCATTGTGTATCATCGAAAACACTGACTCTTGTTCCACGTCAATTATGGAATTCGCTGCGCTACCagctcgagcgaaattaagAACTCGTTGGTCGAGTAGAAGCGAACGTCTATATatgaatacatatgtatgtactgtACACGCATACTAGGAATTCAGGCTTGTCTTCGAAATGGCGCGTAATCTTCTTCACGGTTGtataaaaatacatttctagAAGTTTTCGTATTTTCGCGTATTTAGACTTTAAATTTCCACcgcgtatacatatacacagtGGGTGAACGAAATATTTATACACCTCCTAAAAACGAATAATgctttactagctaatgtgtaaagaatttctttttcaaacTGTTATtcgtcgcaattgcgaaggaaaaagtaaaggtgattttttaattttttctccgTGTctgcaataaaaatttaaaacgtGTATTTggtaaatctaagtaaatcaTATACACGTACACAGTTTCATCGAGATCGGTTGACGCATAAAAGAGCTATATgtgcattgtaagatgtaaaaatcttcgaatttataggttttgcgattcatttaaatcgcagattcttacaatttttgttattttagatcaattatatatttcataAGAGAATCTCTtggtcgatttcgatgaaactttgtacatgtatataatttacttagaccttctaaattttcattaaataacaatttaagaaaaaaaaatcatttacacATTAGCCTGGGTCCAATTTTGcagaagttattcgtttttaaaaggtgtacgaatactttgtacacctacTGTACATAGTCTATTTTCGAATCAACGATGATATAGGAAATAATACTGACGTGGCTCGAGTATCGCGCGATGCGTTCTCGTTTTGAACCTCCACCATCGGTCCGGTATAATTTTTATGCGGCATTTATTCGTGTTCGTTCGTTACGACCAACGACCAATGTGGCAGGACGGGGAACAAACAACACGAATTGTAATGAGTGCAAACGTTGTGCCGAGCGAAGATTTTAATCGACGCTTTCGATTGTATTGCTTGTTCGTCGATGTAttggatatacatatgtagacaCCTACATTACGCGTAGCGTATGCAAGGTAAATGTACTTAGGCACGTAAGTTTGTTGATCGAAGCAAATCACCGCAAGGAATCAGCTTTGACGATAACGTGTTGCGCCATTTAAGACGTTTCTTGTAGCATACTCACGATCAGTGTATTGCAAATTCAATTTCTAGTGCGTTGCATCATCTTTTGAAAAAAATACCCGGTTATCAACTTGATCGCTGATACTCGATCTGAAAGAACTCGACCATatttatgtacatacatatcgaCGTTTGGTTTGATTGAATCGTTGTGTCATTGGTCGATTCGACTGAGCGTTCACCGGAATTGAGTgttaatttttcattgaaattaaatcGAAATGAAGTTGTTggttatataaaaaaatgtaaactttgGTCAAGTCTCCGGTGTTGTCGTCAAGGTGattattacaatttcaatttcacacAATCGTTTCATAAATTATAAACATAAATCAGAATGGCACATCGGTCGGCAGTGAATTAATTGGAATCGAACAAACTCGATGCGTCAATGGAAATGGCAGACGCAATTGGACGATTGGGGATCGTCGGTATAGACTGACTAGAGAAACGTTCGAGCTAATCTAATCattagaataaaaatcgtatagaTCGCGGTATCCGGGAAGTGACCCCGAGGATCGTTCTACCTACGCTTGAATTCATTAAACTTTGTTTTCCTTCGTTGTGTACGCAATTACCACGGTCGGGAAAACGATCGACAAAATGGAAGGAGGAAGGGTGAGAGTGTGAGGAAGAGAAGTGGAGGGGGTGAGAAAGATGGAAGTGGGAAGTAAGTGTACTGAATACGTTTGAATAATTGGAATCGTTCGCAGGGAAATGGACCGAATTTACGTGGACGAGGAGACTGGTGAGATCATAAGCCTGCCAGTGAACGAATGCGAGGTTCAACGGCACGTGGTCGCGGTAAATAATGCCGAAACTGGAGAACCGGAGATGAACTTGATGGGGACGAATACCGTCAAGAGCCGAAGGATACGCTTCCAGGTAAATCGAATAAGTACCGTCTCCAGAAATCTAATTCCAAACAACCGTCCTGTACTATCCGTGTAGTCGTTTCTCTGTCAGAGTTTTTCAAATGGACCGACATTCGTTCTATACATGCATATCGCGTTCGTACGATACGTTTTCTGGTCTCGCCGCAAACAGCGCTGCAAACGCGGTAATCGATTCCCGCGTTTACTTTCGATTACTTACTTTCTGTCTTTCTGTAAATTACAGTGGTCGCAGAATCACGATCACTGTCGTAGTTTTAACTTCATTCGCGCCGTGATTTTTTAATCCAGCGTGAATTTGCTCACTGCCATCCTAATTCTTCATTCCGATTGAATTacctcttttttttaaatacatcaattagctTGCATGAGAATATCTGCATACAACGTAAATTTACTTCATTTTCAATGATGAAAAGATTAAATTCTCTTTTAAAATTAAGaactttgactactgaaaaaccccacattatcgagaaacgatattattaattaattgatatgattaataatagtaatattaataaatagcaATTGTTTAGATTCCAAAAGAAGTGAAGGAAACGTTGTCGGTTAAGGATGGTTCCAAAAAGACCGACGAAAATCTGAGGGACTCGGAATCCGTTCCTATTAGAACATGCTTCAGCCAGATACACCCGATTTGCCTGTTCTTGCTGGGAATCGTGTGCTTCCGTTGGTTCTTGACGGTGATCATGGTCTTGGAGGTGGCGTTCCATGTTTGGGCCCACCGCAAAAATAAATCACTGAAGAATGCCAACGTTTACTTTCGTTCGCCGTTTCACGCGATCTCGTCCGAATTCTGCGCGATCTGCCAAAACGAGACGTGCATGGATCGCGTCGGGAAAATGCAGCAGATACGAATGCAAAGATTTTTGCGACAGTGCGATTATATGAAACGCATCGTAACGTGAGAAACTTTGACATTGTCACGGAAACATTGCAGAGCATCGCGTCGGTTACAATTTACAATCGTTTCTTCCATCGTCAACTGCGAAGAATGCGAGAAACGTGTGTTGTATTAAAGATAATCTAGTATTAAGAAAGTAACCGAGTTACTAGGCATTTTTATCGTTGCCAGTTGTACGAAATTTCTAACGCGCGGATCTAAAacatatatagtatatataatatagaaaaTAGGAAGTAAGTAACTGGTGCGGGACAAGATTTTTCTATCGGGCATTTCCTCTATCGACTAATGATAAGAACGGAAAAGTATATGTAAGATAGTTTCGCGTATATCTGTTATATACTTACGaaaagattttctaaaaaatgtCTATTACACGGTGGAACTGCAACAAGGAACGAGGACAAGAATATAgaattatcgtttattttaaaaaataaaaggcttGTATTAAACTTTATTCTATGAATGTAAAAAATAAGTTACTCCGTTAAGGCACTTGTAAGCAAATATTTTGCATATCACAACTTATACCAACAACTTTGTCACTCGTTATCCAAGCAATAAAACGATATACAATCTTTAATAAATCGGTGGCTGTTTTTCCTCCTTTAAAATAATCAGACGTTGCATGCACAGTGCAATTGATTGAATGATTGCATCCTACGAGATGCGTTTCAAGAGGTGTCCACTGCTGACGgtactataaaaataaattatgatTGTGCGAATGCGCGTCGTCCTAACGTAACGCTAAAATTTCCCTAGCTGCCAATTGGCACAGAGCACTGAAGTTGCTGTCAAGATGAGATCTCCAGAAACGGCATTTATTCCAAACGTACGCGGGATAATTCGGACTCTGTATGCCGTGAAAGATTCGAGCAACCGCGCGGCCATTGAAATTATTGTCTCGATAGCTTACGATCAAGTTTCGAATATCGCCGACTACCTCCGCCTCGTTTTGCAGTTTCATCTGAAACGAAAATATAAAAGACGCGTTTAGTCGTTTCGAAAAAACGACAAGATCGTTTGTGCGATATCTTTCGGACGAATCATGTTTCTTACTTGTTTCAAATCGATGTCTAGGAGTACTTCTCCGGCGAAGTATTTTCGAATGACGCCCTTCAATTCTTCGGACTTGTTGGTCGTCTCTTCGTTCATGGTCGTGCAATGAATCACCGACGGCGTGCTAAATTTATGAAGCGTCACGCCAATCGTCTCGAGTTGTTGCAAAGCCGACGTTTCTTGGAATTGTGCGCGACTAACTAACGCGTCCAATGCTTCGTCTAACTCCTCTTCCGTGAGATCGCCGGGCGCTCTCACTCTTAATCCTAGCGTATCGTATCTGACCGAAAGCGATGAACGCTTCGACGCCCCGTTCACTGCAAGCGTGTAAGCATACCAAACAAATGAGTATTCGTGTGCGTGCAGGAAGTATACTCGTACGACTAATTATAATTGGACACACCTGTCTTCCATTCCAAGCTTTTAAGATGACTCTTTACTACTCCGCTGTCCCATCCGATAGCGGATGCCACATCTACGACTGGAAACTCGATAATGCTGTTGTCTTCGTGCGATATACCCTTCTGTAGGTCCAACGCTATCGCCATCGCGAGCGGTGGTGACTAAAATAGGAAGAATCAATGGGAAAAATAGCGAAAAACACTGAAATTGGCCGGAGAGACTGACGATGGACTCACCGATTTCGCAGCTTGTTTCAGAGCTTGAGGACCACTGTAACTGGACACCCTAGCTCTCGCGTACACGGACGAGAGGACGGTGATAAACCTTTTCGGGTGCAATTCGAGATAGCATAGAAGGGTCATGATCGACTCTTCCGTGATATCCAAAGCTATGACGGTATCGTTGACTGGAATGGCAACCTCGTGGCCAGGACATCTGCGAGCGCCATTTGTCTCGCGAAGCTTTGCGCACGAACACGGGACGAACACTTTCTGAAGTAACCGTCTTATCGTGTGCCTGTCGACACCGTTCGCGTAAATATGCCGTCGCAATTCCCACTTGTCGTTGTCCTCTTTAGGGTTCAAGAACAAATGACAGTGCGCCAAAAGACCGTCTCGCCCTGCTCTTCCGACTTCCTGGACGTAGCCTTCGAAGGTACCGGGCATATTGAAGTGGATAACGGCGCGAATATCTGGCTTGTTCAGACCCATACCGAACGCAACGGTAGCTACAACGATTCTGGTTTGACCGCTCATGAATGCTTTCTGAACGATTTTTCGACGAGAGGCCGACAAGCCGGCGTGATACGGTTCCGCtaacgaagatattttgctgttGACTTTATCGGGTTTGTGTGGATCCTGTTGAAGAAACACGAATAGATACGATTCTAGCGCTCATGTCATAAAAATGATCGTACCTGCAAGGATACCCTCAGGAGGCCAGCAATTCTCGCGCATTCTTCTCTACGAGTACAATAAATTATGATCGAGTCGCACTCCTGGAACCTATCGCTAAGCAATAACTTGACTAAAGCCTGATCTCTGAACTCGTCCCTGGAGACTGTTAGCAACAAGTTCCGTGGCATCGGAGTATCGGATATGACCCCACCAATTCCATCGTGTACACCTAAGTGACTTACAATACTTTCGGCAGTTGCTTTGGTTGCAGTGGCAGTGAGAGCCAACACCGTTCGGACGCCTAGTTTTTCTTTGAGCACCCTACATACCATTAGATAAGACGGACGGAAATTGTGCGACCACTGCGAGATGCAATGAGCTTCGTCTATACAGGCGAATGCGATCGGTGGAAGCTGCCTGAGCAGTGCTCCGAATCCGGTGGACTTCTCGCCGGCGACCACTGCTTCCGGAGAAATTAGCAAAATATCCATTTTACCCTGCTTCACCAATTGCATAATAGTGTCCCGCACCTTTTGCGTTTGACCCGTGTGCAGACACGCCGCGTTTAGAAATTCCGGCACGCCCGTCACTTGGTCGTCCATCAAAGACACCAACGGCGATATCACCAGCGTGATGCAATGCGAATGTTTCGCGTAAAGGTACGCGGGTAATTGGTAACACAAAGATTTGCCGGAGCCAGTCGACAGGGTGACCAAAGTCGATTGTCCGGAGAGTATTCTCATCACAGCTTTCTCTTGTCCAGGCCTGAAAGTCTCGTGGCCGAATTGCCGTAATGCTTCGAAGACTTCGGACGGTGTCCCTGCAACGCGCAAAAGTTGCGATTACACGTCCAAGTTCGTTGGACAAGATCACTTTATTGAAACGCGTATAATTATCGACGCGACGATACCTATACAGGATTGATCTTCCTTGGTGTCGTAGAGAGGCCGTACAGTGTCGATCTCGGGCGGCAGCAATTTCGATATCAAATCTTCGGGAATTTTATGTCCGCTCAAAAGTACCTAAAAATTACCAACACAATTAAGTAAGGTAAGTGCAGATATGATTACGGAGTATGTTCATTACCTCGTCATCGATAGGTTCCCATAGATCTTCGTGGgactcgttctcgttctcggatTCGCTTTCGGTTTCTTCTTTGGCCGACTGCTGCTCTACCACCTTGGAAGAGTAGGCCGGTTTTTGGGGTAATCGATCGATTCTATTCGCGTGCGCCATAAGCGCGTTTTGACTAGCCATTTCTTGTGCCTCCTCCAACGTTGGGAATTCCGAGGTTTCGTCCATCTCGTCCAAAGGTATCAGGTCGTCGCCTTTCCTGTTCGGACAAAGTCTCGAGAAATGACCAACGTCGCCGCACCGGAAGCAAGTCGCGACGCTATGCTTCTCAACGAAATCGGCTACCTCCAAACTACCCTCGCTAGCTCCCAATTCCTTTTTCCTTTGTTTCCATTGGTTTTTCTTATACtttgagaaattgaaatgtTTCTTACCGCGCACAAAcactttcttttttaaatttattctgACAAAGTTTTCATTTATCTTCCCTTCGGCTACctttttcgccaatttctctttgtctgttaattttgattttgatttcgTGGATACAGCGGGATTGACGGATGTATCGTCAGCGGTAGAAGACACTGATTCGGAGCACAGCTCGATAAGGTCTCCTTGACTTTTCTTGTTGATCACAAAACGTGGAACAGCTTGTAGAGTTTCTATCGCGTATATCGCCGGCTGTTTGTCCTCTGTTGTATTTTCCGCATCTGCAGTTTCGGTTTGTACAAAATCTTCCTCTGTGTCAACGTCACGCCGTACAGTCTTTTTCCTTCTCGAAGATCTTGTTGTTTTCGTAGTACTTTCCTTCTCCTTTTTGATATTCGTCCCATGAATGGTAGTActtttcttctcctttttgatATTCGTCCCATGAATGGTAGTActtttcttctcctttttgatATTCGTCCCATGAATGGTATTACTTTTTCTGGCAGTGCTTGCTCGCGGTTTTGTTTTCTTGTTCGTACCGCTTGCATCGTTTTTATTGAAATCTGGATCGGCATCTTCATCATCCGAcgaaatacttttgattctccttCTAGCTACCTTGCGGGAACGCGGTTGTTTTTTGTTTGACGGTTCATCCGCAACTTGTTCGTTATTCGACTTTGCGTTTGCAGCATCGTTTATTATGTTTTTGCTTGTCCTGCTGCTGGCATTGCTCGTTGTATTTGTTTCTTTAACGCTTGCATTATTAGTTTTCATTGCAGGAATAGTGCTAGCGCTATAATTATAATCGGTACACGGTTGTTGTTCATTAGGAGGTGTAATAACATTACCATTCGGAGGCATGATACGGACGCTGACGTCATTATCTGTGCAGAGCCTTTTAGCTGGATAGCCGTCTTGGTCGTTTGATCTCTTTTTAAAGTTTCTAATACGTTTTCTATGTTCTTCTTCCGAATCGCTGTTACAAACAAAATCTTCTTCATCGGATATTTGTACAGATCCAAGTGCTTGTGCTTGCACATACTCTTTGGGCGATCGAATGCTGGATTCCATTAATTCAATGCCAGAGTCGCTTGTACCGGAAAGTCTCTGAGAATCCAGTGCTGGATATTCCAAATTATTCTGCTTGGCACACCTATCTAACCAGCCTGGATTCAAATTTCTATTAATCATATGACCCTCTATTAATTGCTGCACTGTGTTGATAGCTTGGGTAGTTGGTTTGTGTTCGACCAGGGTAACCTTCACAGAATCTCCAAATATACCTTTCGCCTCCTCGAGAACATTGACTCCATCATTGACATTTGTGTGTGCTGTTGCGGTTTGTTCTTTTATCGATGTGCTACTTTTGTTCACTTTTAACTTTGTCGCCGATAATGATTTTCTAGGATTCCTTTTCGTAAAGCTAGAACCTTGAAATTTATTCTGCGATAGTTGAAAAGACGATGACCTATTTATGATTAAGGACTGTCTTTTTTTAGGCACTTGTTCATTGCTTTTACTCAAATGTTCGCCCCACACGtcttttacatttttcaattctgttgcCTCTTTTACAAAGGCAGAATCTGTTGATTGATTTTTGTTACAGTGTGGATCTACATTCTCTGTATCTTTTGTACGACTTGTTTCCACGTCGTCCTTATTACTCTCTTCTATAGTTTTTGTACTTTTTGTTCCTGCTTGGTCTATATTATCCTTCTCTATAGTGTCTGCACACACATTTTTCGTTCCTACATCTTCGATATTCTTCCCTTCTATAGGCTCTGTACTTTTTGTCCCTGTATCTTCAAGATTCTTTTCATTTATGTTTAATGCATCTATCGTACCAGCGTTTTCAGCATTGATTTTCTCTGTACTTTCTATGATCTCTGTGCCCTTATTACCATACTTATCGTCAGAattcaatatttcattttcgcTTCTGGTCTCTTCAACCGATATTCGTGTTATAATTTCTTCAGAAATAACATCCTGCACCTCGTCCGAAAATGTAATATCTGTAAGCGTTTCTTCTAAGGCGCGTGTCTTTAATTTCCAATACATTTTGTAcgcttcttttatttttatgtcAGCCTCCTTTATATCATTCTAAAAATGGCAAACAGTTTGTTAAAGATAGCACTTTTTTTGTAAACTGTCGTTGTACAGAGGAGCAGTAAGTCAAACGATAAGATTGATAAACGATATTCAAAAGTAAAGTATGT
This genomic interval carries:
- the Recq4 gene encoding recQ4 helicase, encoding MNILEDPVFKTSYQKYKVRVKLWESRFTEKHGRKPNKNDIKEADIKIKEAYKMYWKLKTRALEETLTDITFSDEVQDVISEEIITRISVEETRSENEILNSDDKYGNKGTEIIESTEKINAENAGTIDALNINEKNLEDTGTKSTEPIEGKNIEDVGTKNVCADTIEKDNIDQAGTKSTKTIEESNKDDVETSRTKDTENVDPHCNKNQSTDSAFVKEATELKNVKDVWGEHLSKSNEQVPKKRQSLIINRSSSFQLSQNKFQGSSFTKRNPRKSLSATKLKVNKSSTSIKEQTATAHTNVNDGVNVLEEAKGIFGDSVKVTLVEHKPTTQAINTVQQLIEGHMINRNLNPGWLDRCAKQNNLEYPALDSQRLSGTSDSGIELMESSIRSPKEYVQAQALGSVQISDEEDFVCNSDSEEEHRKRIRNFKKRSNDQDGYPAKRLCTDNDVSVRIMPPNGNVITPPNEQQPCTDYNYSASTIPAMKTNNASVKETNTTSNASSRTSKNIINDAANAKSNNEQVADEPSNKKQPRSRKVARRRIKSISSDDEDADPDFNKNDASGTNKKTKPRASTARKSNTIHGTNIKKEKKSTTIHGTNIKKEKKSTTIHGTNIKKEKESTTKTTRSSRRKKTVRRDVDTEEDFVQTETADAENTTEDKQPAIYAIETLQAVPRFVINKKSQGDLIELCSESVSSTADDTSVNPAVSTKSKSKLTDKEKLAKKVAEGKINENFVRINLKKKVFVRGKKHFNFSKYKKNQWKQRKKELGASEGSLEVADFVEKHSVATCFRCGDVGHFSRLCPNRKGDDLIPLDEMDETSEFPTLEEAQEMASQNALMAHANRIDRLPQKPAYSSKVVEQQSAKEETESESENENESHEDLWEPIDDEVLLSGHKIPEDLISKLLPPEIDTVRPLYDTKEDQSCIGTPSEVFEALRQFGHETFRPGQEKAVMRILSGQSTLVTLSTGSGKSLCYQLPAYLYAKHSHCITLVISPLVSLMDDQVTGVPEFLNAACLHTGQTQKVRDTIMQLVKQGKMDILLISPEAVVAGEKSTGFGALLRQLPPIAFACIDEAHCISQWSHNFRPSYLMVCRVLKEKLGVRTVLALTATATKATAESIVSHLGVHDGIGGVISDTPMPRNLLLTVSRDEFRDQALVKLLLSDRFQECDSIIIYCTRREECARIAGLLRVSLQDPHKPDKVNSKISSLAEPYHAGLSASRRKIVQKAFMSGQTRIVVATVAFGMGLNKPDIRAVIHFNMPGTFEGYVQEVGRAGRDGLLAHCHLFLNPKEDNDKWELRRHIYANGVDRHTIRRLLQKVFVPCSCAKLRETNGARRCPGHEVAIPVNDTVIALDITEESIMTLLCYLELHPKRFITVLSSVYARARVSSYSGPQALKQAAKSSPPLAMAIALDLQKGISHEDNSIIEFPVVDVASAIGWDSGVVKSHLKSLEWKTVNGASKRSSLSVRYDTLGLRVRAPGDLTEEELDEALDALVSRAQFQETSALQQLETIGVTLHKFSTPSVIHCTTMNEETTNKSEELKGVIRKYFAGEVLLDIDLKQMKLQNEAEVVGDIRNLIVSYRDNNFNGRAVARIFHGIQSPNYPAYVWNKCRFWRSHLDSNFSALCQLAAREILALR
- the LOC143212263 gene encoding uncharacterized protein LOC143212263, coding for MDRIYVDEETGEIISLPVNECEVQRHVVAVNNAETGEPEMNLMGTNTVKSRRIRFQIPKEVKETLSVKDGSKKTDENLRDSESVPIRTCFSQIHPICLFLLGIVCFRWFLTVIMVLEVAFHVWAHRKNKSLKNANVYFRSPFHAISSEFCAICQNETCMDRVGKMQQIRMQRFLRQCDYMKRIVT